The Aedes albopictus strain Foshan chromosome 2, AalbF5, whole genome shotgun sequence region TGGTTGTGTGAGTTATTATCAGATTCAGGAAAATTGAATAGAATAGTTACTAATTGAGGCTATCTCAAAACAGTGCATTGCAGAATGTGGCCTGAATGCCACCGGTCTCTACTCGAACGGTATGATCAAACGGGACGACATGACCAAGATGTTCATGGATTCGGTCAAGGATATGCCCGAGTGGCAGATGCTCGTCCGCGATACGTTGGACGAGTGCTTCAAAATGGCCGAGTCCAAGATGGACGAAATCGAAGCCGGTGCCATGTTGGAGCCGAGCTTCGAAGGGGAGAAGATTTGTCATCCCATTTCGGGGACCATTCTGCGCTGCATGGGAATGAACTTGTTTGTTAAGTGCCCGGCTGGAGTGTACAACGAGAGCGACGACTGCAATCAGTTGAAGGAGTACTCCAAGATGTGTCCAATTATGTAAATTAGAagaaaaaagttcctgaagcaaGATGATGTAGATAGATGTAGTACAAATAGTTTGCTGTCGTTGTACAGTAGTGCAATAAAAGTATTGAAGCTGCtgcaaaattttgttttttttttgtttatagacaAAGCAATGTACGTACCATTTTCAAAGAAGCATTTAACGATCAGCTGAAGTATATTTTTTTCAGCATCAATTAGGTATTACTTGAAAATGAATTCATCACGTTGACCACACAATGACATAGATCACGCGACCCAACCTTCAATACAAATGCTGATACGTATTAATGACCTAGGGCTCGGCGAAATTACATGTAATTTGCCTGCGCAGTCAACAGTCTGTCGACGGTAATAAAAATAACCATAATCATCAGCATGTTGTTCTGGAATACTTCCTCTGTCTACTACTGAAACTAGCATTCAATTGTCGTTTTGCGGAAACAGTGTCACCGTGCTGGTAAAGACTTCGAACAGTCATTGTCAATGATCTCTGATATATGTATGTATAGATGACGATCGCAAATAACAGAGATCTTATCATGGAACATAGTTTTTGAACAGCCCCATCAACGATAACAAATACATTCAAAGAGTAATTTCTTCCACTACTAGAAGGACACAATGCAGCTGTTTATTCGAAAATTGCATATAATGAGCCAGGGAATTTTCCGACCACGGTCAATAATTCGATCCTACAGTGGATAAAATGGGTCATCCGCGGTGGCAGTCGATCAGTCATTTGATTCCGAACGGAGTGGAAAAGAGATGAAGATCGTTATCGCAGCTACTTTCCTGACCGGATTACTCCTACGAATTTCCGTTACCGCAGAAGATAGTACCTGCAAAAATGGATCCCCCGtgaatagtggtttcgcagctcggtgtcacgaacactaatgcaaatctactggttgaaaatatgcccatttgattttgctgggaacagctgatttttgtttactattttcaaccagtaactcaagtggtgttcgtgtaatgcagcgtgtacgtacacgcaacactactaaaagcagaaaccactataagGTACTGTAAAAGGTGCAATGAACTCCAAGCAAAACTTGTTCAAATTGTGTTATTGCAGAGCTTGTGGGATTGTTGCAGTATGCCAAACTTGATCAACCAGGACATCCGCGCGGATTGTCACCAGAAGTATGGTGAACAAACTATGAAGCAGATGAAACTGGAAGGAACACCCCGTGGATGCGTAagtaacaccgttcaacactaaattttgttatgggaagagaaaaaaaaagaacaggggtttggtaccctagaagtgtcatagtgaaagaatttttgaaaaatattggaccgggtcttcacagtttatgaccgaagtttgaatGGAGAACTTGGTCTGTTAAATTGATATACGGAGTGGTCAAAATGTTTTGGATAGGCTACTTTttcttctctcacaaaaaagaacAACaagctgtaggggagactggggagacttgatccctttttcttaatttgcctgtaactttaagaaaaaacacaaaactagatccatttttcgtacagaatagcaggtaaacatctattgcaagtttatacaaaacagaaggactttaaattattgttaaagttttcaaaattgtgattttatggaggcatgtcttatgatgtatttttcaaaaatgggtcaaaattgatccccttttgagcacatggtaaATTTAAATGGAAAGTAActtcagaagcttcctattcattttgttttcaagttttcttgcatttttgatgcatacgatgtatttgaaattataagatttccttaaattgttaaggatatgccgtatcttgaaaatggggagacttgatcccccttttcatggtttgttttaaaataataattatctgacacgttttatcattgaatatactaaaaTTCCgcgtaaatagaggcttccaaattgaattttatttttcacatgtgtaatgtgtgtgtaatcctcgagggatcaagtctccccatgtcactgttgtatacactaagcaacattaattgaaatatacatataacagccttatttgaataaataagtttgatagtactttatttatactatgtgctgtgaaattttgacacgatttggttaaattttcacaaagttattgagatttttcggaatcgcctaaaagatttctgaaagactgaaaacaaaacatcagccattaaaaaataatgcaacacacaattaaaatcaattgtagccaaaacattgtcgtctgtccagatgtcgttttggaaaaaatatgctagaagaaaactgttcttgattccgagaaaatatggggggaacaagtctccccagggatcaagtctcctcattcTCCCcttacttttcatagagtgcatccaaaaatctcaaatttttactgtatgttcacctactatatgtgcatcattggtacaaatttgagctcgattgtatAATCTTTCGCGTAATTAGAACCGATCTGGTAAAACCCTATTTTTaaacaacaaatttttgaactttcatatctcggaaaccagtaaatcaaatcgaatgatttttttaacgtttatcaacaatatattgatactgtaTAGgatattataaaatgtaatattttctcacgaccaATAAAATTAtaccagtttgacattttcatctatatagaggaaaataagtcaaaattacaatatcacacaaaaattagtgtactggaaaggccatatgttcactccaaaaataactttttgatagaaggctcggaaagtcgagccacatataccaatcaactcagctcgaagaattgaggtgatgtctgtgtgtgtgtatgtgtgtatgtgtgtgcgtgtgtatgtatgtggacataaaaactcacatcactttttggcagtaaacctcaaccggttttgatgaccgacggttcattcgacgcggaatctggtcctattgtttcctattgaaaatggaattgaatttccggaggaattcctggaggaatttccggaggaattcctggaggaatttccggaggaattcctggaggaatttccggaggaattcctggaggaatttccggaggaattcctggaggaatttccggaggaattcctggaggaatttccggaggaattcctggaggaatttccggaggaattcctggaggaatttccggaggaattcctggaggaatttccggaggaattcctggaggaatttccggaggaattcctggaggaatttccggaggaattcctggaggaatttccggaggaattcctggaggaatttccggaggaattcctggaggaatttccggaggaattcctggaggaatttccggaggaattcctggaggaatttccggaggaattcctggaggaatttccggaggaattcctggaggaatttccggaggaattcctggaggaatttccggaggtattcctggaggaatttccggaggaattcctggaggaatttgcggagaaattcctggaggaatttccggaggaattcatggaggaatttccggaggaattcctggaggaatttctggaggaattcctggaggaatttccggaggaattcctggaggaatttccggaggaattcctggaggaatttccggaggaattcctggaggaatttccggaggaattcctggaggaatttccggaggaattcctggaggaatttccggaggaattcctggaggaatttccggaggaattcctggaggaatttccggaggaattcctggaggaatttccggaggaattcctggaggaatttccggaggaattcctggaggaatttccggaggaattcctggaggaatttccggaggaattcctggaggaatttccggaggaattcctggaggaatttccggaggaattcctggaggaatttccggaggaattcctggaggaatttccggaggaattcctggaggaatttccggaggaattcctggaggaatttccggaggaattcgtggaggaatttccggaggaattcctggaagagtttccggaggaattcctgaaggagtttccggagtaagtcatggaggaatttctggagtaactcctggagaaatttctggagcaatttccgggggaatttcgagaggaattcaatAGGAAATCCAAAAAAGTCTTGCAGAATTGTCTTCGGaatttcctacgagaattccaacGGCAATGCCTCCGGAAATGCTTttgacaatttctccagaaattctttctggaattcttctcgaaatgtctactggaattccttcagaaattcccactggaattccttcagaaattcccactggaattccttcacatattcctacgggaattacaccggaaattccaccacgaattcctgtggtagtttctccggaaattctttaaagagtttgtttggggattcctacgtgaatttctccggaaattcctacaagaatgcctCCGGGAACTTCTGCGTGAATTGCTacaagaatttctatggaaattcctactggaattccttcagagtcatGAAACTTTTCTTTCGAGAATCCCCGAGACTAGCACATAAAAGACCGAGAGAATCTTCTAGGAAATTTCTAGATATATCTGCGAAGAAATCCCAACAGGCATCACTAAagcaactcccgaagaaatttgcgaaggaatttcaaaaaatcaccaaaatttcgTGAAGTAGCACGGCGAAATAATCGGAGAAAGCCACGAGAGAATGTCTGGTTTCTCCGAGGGAATTaccggaagaatccccgaaagtatTCCTGCGGGAACACTCGCACATATTTCTGGAGACATCTCTGCAAAAAGTCCTgagggaaatttccagaaatccTGGAGGCCTCTTCGAAAAAAACTCCGAATCTTGGTTGAATTATTAGTAGAATTCTTAACACTTTTGACTCAAGACTGCCACTTCAATAAAACCTTTACGAGCAATACTGTTATGGAATTACTTGTCAGCTTCCAGCAAATAAGTCACCGTCCTTCGAAAATATCGCTGCAGTAGGATGCCCGCTATTCACGGTGGGCACTGAGGATCAAGCAAATTTCTGCACAAGTTTTCCATCACATGATATAAAATTTCGTAGCAGCGGCCGTTTTTATTTTCAAGCAGGTCTTCATGGCACTTCCAAAGGGAGCTGTCTTCCTGATGGTCTCATCCAGTTTGCAGGGGCGCGATGAAATTCTCCGGAAAACATGCTgcagctggagaaatttccacctTGCTCCAGATTTCAGCtgcttgttgttttgttttgtttatctttGACGTATCTTCATGTGATTCCAGTGGTGTGAGTATTGATTTTTCTCTGGCATGCACAGCACGCAGCCATTTATTTTAAATCTGAGATATAAATCTAGTGCGCCGAAATCGGCGCACTAAAgttaaatctcagattaaaatcgaggataataccgTGGTGCTTgagaaaatcgaggataatacgtgattggcgtctaggacgctgtggagcttaccgccattagtgtacgagaaaggcaaaaaaaaaaaaaaaaaaaaaaaaaaaaaaaaaaaaaaatgtcaagagtagtgtgcggtagatcggcagcagcaaagtttcgcgcgctcgctctgctagatttttgcgatttttttttcctcttccctctgcggggctccgacgacgggacgccaagcagtcagtagtgtgcggtagttcggcagcagcaaagtttcgcgcgctcgctttgctagatttttgcgattttttttcctcctctctgcggggctccgacgacgggacgagtgtgcgcgcgccgtggttcgagtcggttccgaatttttcgcttcccttcggcgctagtttccaatatacttttagttgataataaatattttctttcattttttgcatttacacaaaatgttacttcgggttcgccggtcgagaaaaaatccgggcgccgacaagtgagtcgcgttcagtgtatttctgtgtggaatagactaaaggtttctgctccctagtggagtggagacgcgcgatagaattttctttttggctagttcttgcgtcgaaaagtggtcggttgttaacggcggtttgtgtatattgatccattgtcaaatcatatcaccaaccataggtgactcccggactgacaatgtacatgtaccctactaacaaaaaaatccttcctgagacaaacgtggagatgcagcgattcgcggtctttataacaacgtttgtcttacaacattcccttccatcctcgatgaccgtaaggacgtggccggcgccgttattgaccttattaaagttgagagctctcgacctgtgtacattgagaatagtaagctagtcccaagccctattcattggttccttgtgcaatttcgatttctctggtcaatcacggagtagcaactacgaattgtgcggtcatctatgcccatgctc contains the following coding sequences:
- the LOC109412825 gene encoding general odorant-binding protein 67, whose translation is MKFAVLVAVAVAALLQLTVQGAENPCANGPPVQKNPMECCNTPMLMDKDVMMDCYQKYGDQTKKQMKLEGVPRGCCIAECGLNATGLYSNGMIKRDDMTKMFMDSVKDMPEWQMLVRDTLDECFKMAESKMDEIEAGAMLEPSFEGEKICHPISGTILRCMGMNLFVKCPAGVYNESDDCNQLKEYSKMCPIM